Proteins from a genomic interval of Longimicrobiales bacterium:
- a CDS encoding heavy metal-binding domain-containing protein → MLVVTTPNVPGREIAETLGMVSGEAILGANIFKDLFASIRDIVGGRSAAYEKELRKAKEIAIQEMENECSALGGDAVVAMDLDYESLQIGQGGNMLMVSANGTAVRLR, encoded by the coding sequence ATGCTGGTGGTGACGACACCGAACGTTCCGGGTCGCGAGATCGCGGAGACCCTCGGCATGGTGAGCGGCGAGGCGATCCTCGGCGCGAACATCTTCAAGGACCTGTTTGCGAGCATTCGCGACATCGTGGGCGGCCGCTCGGCCGCATACGAGAAGGAGCTGCGCAAGGCGAAGGAGATCGCGATCCAGGAGATGGAGAACGAGTGCTCGGCGCTCGGCGGCGATGCCGTGGTCGCCATGGATCTCGATTACGAGAGTCTCCAGATCGGGCAGGGCGGCAACATGCTGATGGTCAGCGCCAACGGCACTGCCGTGCGACTCAGGTGA
- a CDS encoding 2-oxo-4-hydroxy-4-carboxy-5-ureidoimidazoline decarboxylase, which yields MTELVSLATPALKASLEQCGLSESAASDVLEHGPFENDDQLCRAVDAVMLGLDEAELRTLLEAVPPPAVEHGHPDVRDAALLAIRLYRDRFGFPFVSAIATPTADELLMRVRIRLGNEPEPEGRAAREHLRRVVRRRMQDLRETDAAG from the coding sequence GTGACGGAGCTCGTGTCGCTTGCGACACCGGCGCTGAAGGCCTCGCTCGAGCAGTGCGGCCTCAGCGAGAGCGCGGCCAGCGACGTGCTGGAGCACGGGCCGTTCGAGAACGACGACCAGCTGTGCAGGGCCGTCGATGCCGTGATGCTGGGACTGGACGAAGCGGAGCTGCGGACACTGCTCGAGGCAGTGCCGCCACCTGCGGTCGAGCACGGCCATCCGGACGTCCGGGACGCCGCGCTTCTCGCCATCAGGCTGTACCGTGACCGTTTCGGCTTCCCGTTCGTCTCCGCCATCGCGACACCTACCGCCGACGAGCTGCTCATGCGCGTGCGGATCCGGCTCGGTAACGAGCCCGAGCCGGAGGGGCGCGCGGCGCGCGAACATCTGCGGCGCGTGGTCCGCCGCAGGATGCAGGATCTCCGGGAAACGGATGCGGCCGGCTAG